One window of the Populus nigra chromosome 4, ddPopNigr1.1, whole genome shotgun sequence genome contains the following:
- the LOC133692968 gene encoding BTB/POZ domain-containing protein At5g48800 isoform X1, translating into MDKHQQQQLSLAKCSRQKYSEWIFRDVPSDITIEVSGGTFALHKFPLVSRSGRIRKLVAEHRDADISRVELLNLPGGAEAFELAAKFCYGINFEITSSNVAQLCCVSEYLEMTEDFSKDNLGSRAEEYLESIVCKNLEMCVEVLQQCENLIPLADELRIVSRCIDAIASKACAEQIASSFSRLEYSSSGRLHMNKQAKREGDWWIEDLSVLRIDLYQRVMTAMKCRGVRPESIGASLVNYAQKELTKKSSLWNPSSQTKVDLISTGHERLVVETIVNLLPVEKLAVPITFLFGLLRSAVMLDCTIACRLDLERRIGSQLDVATLDDLLIPSFRHAGDTLFDVDTVHRILVNFSQQDDSEDDMEDASVFESDSPHSPSQTALFKVAKLVDNYLAEIAPDANLKLSKFMVIAETLPTHARTVHDGLYRAIDIYLKAHQGLSDSDRKKLCKLIDFQKLSQEAGAHAAQNERLPLQAIVQVLYFEQIRLRNALCCSYADDDHKPMHNSWRINSGALSAAMSPRDNYASLRRENRELKLELARLRMRLNDLEKEHVCMKRDMQKSHSRKFMSSFSKKIGKLSIFGHSSSRGSSSPSKNSHRTDSRVIERTCASTD; encoded by the exons ATGGACAAACATCAGCAGCAGCAACTGTCTTTGGCTAAGTGTTCCAGGCAGAAATACAGTGAATG GATTTTTCGGGATGTTCCTAGCGATATCACCATAGAAGTGAGCGGAGGGACATTTGCATTACACAAG TTCCCTCTAGTTTCTCGAAGTGGACGAATCAGAAAGTTGGTTGCAGAACATAGAGATGCCGATATCTCAAGGGTGGAGCTGCTTAATCTACCAGGAGGAGCAGAGGCGTTTGAGTTGGCTGCAAAATTCTGTTATGGCATTAACTTTGAAATTACATCTTCAAATGTTGCCCAGTTGTGCTGTGTCTCTGAATACCTTGAAATGACTGAAGACTTCTCCAAAGACAATCTTGGTTCTCGTGCAGAGGAGTATCTTGAGAGCATTGTTTGTAAGAATCTTGAAATGTGTGTTGAAGTTTTGCAACAATGCGAGAACCTAATCCCTCTTGCTGATGAGCTTAGGATAGTTAGCCGATGCATAGATGCCATTGCCTCAAAGGCTTGTGCTGAACAAATTGCCTCAAGTTTCTCACGCTTGGAGTATAGCAGCTCAGGGAGGCTTCACATGAACAAGCAAGCAAAAAGAGAAGGGGACTGGTGGATAGAAGATCTGTCTGTTCTCCGCATAGACTTATATCAAAGGGTCATGACGGCCATGAAGTGCCGTGGTGTCCGTCCTGAGAGTATTGGTGCATCACTGGTGAACTATGCTCAGAAGGAGTTGACAAAGAAATCCAGTTTATGGAATCCATCTAGCCAGACAAAAGTTGATCTGATATCAACTGGGCATGAAAGACTTGTGGTTGAGACAATTGTTAACCTTCTGCCTGTTGAGAAACTTGCTGTTCCtataacttttctttttggtcTTTTGCGAAGTGCTGTGATGCTTGATTGCACAATTGCTTGTAGGCTCGACCTAGAGAGGCGGATTGGTTCCCAGTTGGATGTTGCCACTCTTGATGATCTTTTGATCCCATCGTTCAGGCATGCAGGTGATACCTTATTTGATGTCGACACAGTCCATAGAATCTTGGTTAATTTCTCACAGCAAGATGATAGTGAAGATGACATGGAAGATGCTTCTGTTTTTGAATCTGATAGTCCTCATTCACCTTCTCAAACTGCTTTATTTAAAGTGGCAAAACTGGTTGACAATTATCTTGCTGAGATCGCTCCTGATGCAAATCTCAAGCTTTCCAAGTTCATGGTCATTGCAGAGACTTTACCAACACATGCACGAACAGTTCATGATGGACTATACCGGGCAATTGATATTTACCTAAAA GCCCATCAGGGTTTATCAGACTCAGACAGGAAGAAGCTCTGCAAACTGATTGATTTCCAAAAGCTCTCGCAAGAAGCTGGAGCACATGCTGCGCAAAATGAACGGCTACCCCTTCAAGCTATAGTTCAAGTGCTCTATTTTGAGCAAATAAGGCTCAGAAATGCTCTGTGCTGCTCTTATGCTGATGATGACCACAAGCCAATGCACAATTCATGGCGAATTAACAGTGGTGCACTCAGTGCAGCAATGTCTCCGCGAGACAACTATGCATCACTAAGGAGAGAAAACCGAGAGCTAAAACTTGAGCTAGCTCGGTTGCGGATGAGATTAAATGATCTAGAGAAAGAACATGTTTGTATGAAGAGAGATATGCAAAAGTCTCATTCTCGTAAATTCATGAGTTCTTTCTCAAAGAAAATTGGTAAGCTTAGTATCTTTGGGCATAGTTCTTCAAGGGGATCAAGTTCTCCATCAAAAAATTCCCACAGAACAGATTCTAGAGTGATTGAGAGAACATGTGCCAGCACTGATTAG
- the LOC133692968 gene encoding BTB/POZ domain-containing protein At5g48800 isoform X2 gives MIFRDVPSDITIEVSGGTFALHKFPLVSRSGRIRKLVAEHRDADISRVELLNLPGGAEAFELAAKFCYGINFEITSSNVAQLCCVSEYLEMTEDFSKDNLGSRAEEYLESIVCKNLEMCVEVLQQCENLIPLADELRIVSRCIDAIASKACAEQIASSFSRLEYSSSGRLHMNKQAKREGDWWIEDLSVLRIDLYQRVMTAMKCRGVRPESIGASLVNYAQKELTKKSSLWNPSSQTKVDLISTGHERLVVETIVNLLPVEKLAVPITFLFGLLRSAVMLDCTIACRLDLERRIGSQLDVATLDDLLIPSFRHAGDTLFDVDTVHRILVNFSQQDDSEDDMEDASVFESDSPHSPSQTALFKVAKLVDNYLAEIAPDANLKLSKFMVIAETLPTHARTVHDGLYRAIDIYLKAHQGLSDSDRKKLCKLIDFQKLSQEAGAHAAQNERLPLQAIVQVLYFEQIRLRNALCCSYADDDHKPMHNSWRINSGALSAAMSPRDNYASLRRENRELKLELARLRMRLNDLEKEHVCMKRDMQKSHSRKFMSSFSKKIGKLSIFGHSSSRGSSSPSKNSHRTDSRVIERTCASTD, from the exons AT GATTTTTCGGGATGTTCCTAGCGATATCACCATAGAAGTGAGCGGAGGGACATTTGCATTACACAAG TTCCCTCTAGTTTCTCGAAGTGGACGAATCAGAAAGTTGGTTGCAGAACATAGAGATGCCGATATCTCAAGGGTGGAGCTGCTTAATCTACCAGGAGGAGCAGAGGCGTTTGAGTTGGCTGCAAAATTCTGTTATGGCATTAACTTTGAAATTACATCTTCAAATGTTGCCCAGTTGTGCTGTGTCTCTGAATACCTTGAAATGACTGAAGACTTCTCCAAAGACAATCTTGGTTCTCGTGCAGAGGAGTATCTTGAGAGCATTGTTTGTAAGAATCTTGAAATGTGTGTTGAAGTTTTGCAACAATGCGAGAACCTAATCCCTCTTGCTGATGAGCTTAGGATAGTTAGCCGATGCATAGATGCCATTGCCTCAAAGGCTTGTGCTGAACAAATTGCCTCAAGTTTCTCACGCTTGGAGTATAGCAGCTCAGGGAGGCTTCACATGAACAAGCAAGCAAAAAGAGAAGGGGACTGGTGGATAGAAGATCTGTCTGTTCTCCGCATAGACTTATATCAAAGGGTCATGACGGCCATGAAGTGCCGTGGTGTCCGTCCTGAGAGTATTGGTGCATCACTGGTGAACTATGCTCAGAAGGAGTTGACAAAGAAATCCAGTTTATGGAATCCATCTAGCCAGACAAAAGTTGATCTGATATCAACTGGGCATGAAAGACTTGTGGTTGAGACAATTGTTAACCTTCTGCCTGTTGAGAAACTTGCTGTTCCtataacttttctttttggtcTTTTGCGAAGTGCTGTGATGCTTGATTGCACAATTGCTTGTAGGCTCGACCTAGAGAGGCGGATTGGTTCCCAGTTGGATGTTGCCACTCTTGATGATCTTTTGATCCCATCGTTCAGGCATGCAGGTGATACCTTATTTGATGTCGACACAGTCCATAGAATCTTGGTTAATTTCTCACAGCAAGATGATAGTGAAGATGACATGGAAGATGCTTCTGTTTTTGAATCTGATAGTCCTCATTCACCTTCTCAAACTGCTTTATTTAAAGTGGCAAAACTGGTTGACAATTATCTTGCTGAGATCGCTCCTGATGCAAATCTCAAGCTTTCCAAGTTCATGGTCATTGCAGAGACTTTACCAACACATGCACGAACAGTTCATGATGGACTATACCGGGCAATTGATATTTACCTAAAA GCCCATCAGGGTTTATCAGACTCAGACAGGAAGAAGCTCTGCAAACTGATTGATTTCCAAAAGCTCTCGCAAGAAGCTGGAGCACATGCTGCGCAAAATGAACGGCTACCCCTTCAAGCTATAGTTCAAGTGCTCTATTTTGAGCAAATAAGGCTCAGAAATGCTCTGTGCTGCTCTTATGCTGATGATGACCACAAGCCAATGCACAATTCATGGCGAATTAACAGTGGTGCACTCAGTGCAGCAATGTCTCCGCGAGACAACTATGCATCACTAAGGAGAGAAAACCGAGAGCTAAAACTTGAGCTAGCTCGGTTGCGGATGAGATTAAATGATCTAGAGAAAGAACATGTTTGTATGAAGAGAGATATGCAAAAGTCTCATTCTCGTAAATTCATGAGTTCTTTCTCAAAGAAAATTGGTAAGCTTAGTATCTTTGGGCATAGTTCTTCAAGGGGATCAAGTTCTCCATCAAAAAATTCCCACAGAACAGATTCTAGAGTGATTGAGAGAACATGTGCCAGCACTGATTAG